One Mus caroli unplaced genomic scaffold, CAROLI_EIJ_v1.1 scaffold_9520_1, whole genome shotgun sequence genomic window carries:
- the LOC110287875 gene encoding vomeronasal type-1 receptor 4-like produces MVLKYIKEILFTFITVVGTLGNMSVSVNYMFSWWGSPEKKSVHLILIHLAFTNIIILLTKGLPKTVVAFGLRNFLDAIGCKIIVYLGRVARGLSICTSSLLTVVQAIIISPRASRWSRLRPRSAWHILLFFLYFWILNALISMNLIHSITSTGLNISQLKNSNNYCYFMLENQEVKWIFLTLMVLRDAVFQGAMGGASGYMVFLLHKHHQHILYLQTSKLLYRTPPELRAAQSVFLLMLCFVFFYWTDCAFSLIFSLSSRDNTLVANTEEFLTLGYATFSPLVLIHKDGLLVECWHAQWEKLRKCHSHLNVQ; encoded by the coding sequence atggttttaaaatatattaaagaaattctTTTCACCTTTATAACTGTGGTTGGCACTCTGGggaacatgtctgtttctgtgaattATATGTTCAGTTGGTGGGGAAGCCCTGAGAAGAAATCCGTACACCTTATTCTCATCCACTTGGCTTTTACAAACATCATAATCCTTCTTACAAAAGGATTGCCAAAGACAGTAGTAGCTTTTGGTTTGAGAAACTTCCTAGATGCCATAGGTTGTAAGATCATTGTTTACCTGGGGAGGGTGGCCCGTGGCCTCTCCATCTGCACCAGCAGTCTCCTCACTGTGGTCCAGGCCATCATCATCAGTCCCAGAGCATCTAGGTGGAGCAGACTAAGGCCAAGGTCTGCATGGCACATCCTTTTATTCTTCCTATACTTTTGGATACTCAATGCTTTAATAAGTATGAACCTAATCCATTCCATCACAAGTACAGGTCTGAATATATCACAGCTTAAGAATAGTAACAACTATTGCTATTTTATGCTAGAAAATCAGGAAGTAAAATGGATATTTCTCACTCTCATGGTCCTCAGAGATGCAGTGTTTCAGGGTGCCATGGGAGGGGCCAGTGGCTACATGGTATTTCTTCTCCACAAACACCACCAGCATATCCTCTACCTTCAGACCTCCAAACTTCTCTACAGAACTCCCCCTGAGCTGAGAGCTGCTCAAAGTGTCTTCCTTCtgatgctctgttttgttttcttctactggACAGATTGTGCCTTTTCCCTAATTTTTAGTCTCTCCTCAAGGGACAATACATTGGTGGCAAATACTGAAGAATTTCTGACCCTTGGTTATGCAACTTTTAGCCCTCTGGTGCTGATTCACAAGGACGGGCTTCTGGTTGAATGTTGGCATGCTCAGTGggagaaattgagaaaatgtcacTCTCATTTAAATGTCCAATAG
- the LOC110287874 gene encoding vomeronasal type-1 receptor 4-like, with amino-acid sequence MFLNYINKIISLFMTVFGTLGNMSVSVNYMFSWWGSPEKKSIHLILIHMAFTNILILLAKGLPKTILAFGLRNFLDDIGCKIIVYLERVARGLSICTSSLLTVVQAIIISPRGSGWRKLKPKSAWHILPFFSFFWILNALISTNLIHSIKSASLNISQHINDDNYCYFMLENEKIKWIVLPLMVLRDAVFQGAMGGASGYMVFLLHKHHQHVLYLLNSNLLYRTPPELRAAQSVLLLMLCFVFFYWTDCAFSLIISISSRDNNLMLNTRDFLTLGYATFSPFVLIHRDGLLVKFWHAQWEKLRKCL; translated from the coding sequence ATGTTTTtgaattatattaataaaataatttctctctttatgaCTGTGTTTGGCACTCTGGggaacatgtctgtttctgtgaattATATGTTCAGTTGGTGGGGAAGCCCTGAGAAGAAATCCATACACCTTATTCTGATCCACATGGCTTTTACCAACATCCTAATACTTCTTGCAAAAGGATTGCCAAAGACTATTTTAGCCTTTGGTTTGAGAAACTTCCTAGATGACATAGGGTGTAAGATCATTGTTTACCTAGAGAGGGTGGCACGGGGCCTCTCCATCTGCACCAGCAGTCTCCTCACTGTGGTCCAGGCCATCATTATTAGTCCTAGAGGATCTGGATGGAGGAAGCTCAAGCCAAAGTCTGCATGGCACATCCTTccattcttctcattcttttggaTACTCAATGCTTTAATCAGTACAAACCTAATTCATTCCATTAAAAGTGCAAGTCTGAATATATCACAACATATAAATGATGACAATTATTGCTATTTCATgctagaaaatgagaaaataaaatggattgtTCTCCCTCTCATGGTCCTGAGAGATGCAGTGTTTCAGGGTGCCATGGGAGGGGCCAGTGGCTACATGGTATTTCTTCTCCACAAGCATCACCAGCATGTCCTCTACCTTCTCAACTCCAATCTCCTCTACAGAACTCCCCCTGAGCTGAGAGCTGCTCAAAGTGTCCTCCTTCtgatgctctgttttgttttcttctactggACAGACTGTGCCTTTTCTCTAATTATAAGCATCTCTTCAAGGGACAATAACCTGATGCTAAATACTCGAGATTTTTTGACCCTTGGTTATGCAACTTTTAGCCCCTTTGTTCTGATTCACAGGGATGGGCTTCTGGTTAAATTTTGGCATGCTCAGTGggagaaattgagaaaatgtctctga